One Acanthopagrus latus isolate v.2019 chromosome 12, fAcaLat1.1, whole genome shotgun sequence genomic region harbors:
- the denr gene encoding density-regulated protein isoform X1 gives MATTEMESGSSDHGTLDPDSKYPLKVLYCGVCSLPTEYCEYMPEPAKCRHWLEKNFPDVFARMTVGGPAANAPKQESGSGEAPPAGEDEERKKQKRGGRGQIRQKKKTVPQKVTIAKIPRAKKKYVTRVCGLATFDIELKEAQRFFAQKFSCGASVTAEDEIIIQGDFTDDIIDVIQEKWPEVDDDSIDDLGEVKK, from the exons ATGGCTACTACTGAGATGGAATCTGGTTCCTCAGATCATGGGACACTGGACCCTGATTCAAAGTACCCACTGAAAGTTCTCTACTGTGGAG TGTGCTCTCTGCCGACAGAG TATTGTGAGTACATGCCTGAGCCGGCCAAATGTAGGCATTGGCTTGAGAAGAACTTCCCAGATGTTTTTGCCAGGATGACTGTTGGTG GCCCGGCAGCGAATGCACCCAAGCAGGAATCCGGCTCTGGAGAAGCTCCTCCAGCAGGCGAGGacgaggagagaaagaaacagaagagag GTGGAAGAGGTCagatcagacagaaaaagaagacgGTGCCTCAAAAAGTCACGATAGCAAAAATCCCAAGAGCCAAGAAAAAATATGTGACACGGGTGTGTGGCCTGGCAACATTTG ACATCGAACTTAAAGAGGCTCAGCGATTCTTTGCCCAGAAATTCTCTTGTGGTGcctcagtgacagcagaggatGAAATAATCATTCAGGGAGATTTTACAGACGACATAATCGACGTCATTCAAGAGAAGTGGCCTGAG GTGGATGATGACAGCATCGACGATCTGGGCGAAGTCAAGAAGTGA
- the denr gene encoding density-regulated protein isoform X2 — MATTEMESGSSDHGTLDPDSKYPLKVLYCGVCSLPTEYCEYMPEPAKCRHWLEKNFPDVFARMTVGANAPKQESGSGEAPPAGEDEERKKQKRGGRGQIRQKKKTVPQKVTIAKIPRAKKKYVTRVCGLATFDIELKEAQRFFAQKFSCGASVTAEDEIIIQGDFTDDIIDVIQEKWPEVDDDSIDDLGEVKK, encoded by the exons ATGGCTACTACTGAGATGGAATCTGGTTCCTCAGATCATGGGACACTGGACCCTGATTCAAAGTACCCACTGAAAGTTCTCTACTGTGGAG TGTGCTCTCTGCCGACAGAG TATTGTGAGTACATGCCTGAGCCGGCCAAATGTAGGCATTGGCTTGAGAAGAACTTCCCAGATGTTTTTGCCAGGATGACTGTTGGTG CGAATGCACCCAAGCAGGAATCCGGCTCTGGAGAAGCTCCTCCAGCAGGCGAGGacgaggagagaaagaaacagaagagag GTGGAAGAGGTCagatcagacagaaaaagaagacgGTGCCTCAAAAAGTCACGATAGCAAAAATCCCAAGAGCCAAGAAAAAATATGTGACACGGGTGTGTGGCCTGGCAACATTTG ACATCGAACTTAAAGAGGCTCAGCGATTCTTTGCCCAGAAATTCTCTTGTGGTGcctcagtgacagcagaggatGAAATAATCATTCAGGGAGATTTTACAGACGACATAATCGACGTCATTCAAGAGAAGTGGCCTGAG GTGGATGATGACAGCATCGACGATCTGGGCGAAGTCAAGAAGTGA
- the LOC119029805 gene encoding hydroxycarboxylic acid receptor 3-like — protein sequence MNLTQSEVCCAFDAPLLDQILPPILILEFMFGLMGNIIALWMFIFHMDEWKPNAVYLTHLAVADSIVLFCLPFRADYYRRGKNWLHGDALCRILLFLLAANRAAGIFFLTAVAVDRYLKIVHPRNRINRMGLGYALLVSLGLWGLIFLATGYLLANEHFFYNANRTQCESFNICMGFSPLSTWHNTFYVIQFFLPTVIVAFCTIRITWQLRNRTLDKKGKIKRAVQFVLAVALIFIICFFPSTISRIAVWILKVWYDECKYFEEANLAFYTSVCFTYFNSVLNPVVYYFSSPAFSGTFRKLLNKLLGRADDKEESESSENDISTVDGRRRI from the coding sequence ATGAATCTCACCCAGTCCGAAGTGTGCTGCGCCTTCGACGCTCCCCTGCTGGACCAAATTTTGCCTCCGATCCTGATCTTGGAGTTCATGTTTGGGCTGATGGGGAACATCATCGCCCTGTGGATGTTCATCTTCCACATGGACGAGTGGAAGCCCAACGCCGTGTACCTCACTCACCTGGCTGTAGCCGACTCCATCGTTCTGTTCTGCCTCCCCTTCAGGGCCGACTACTACAGGCGTGGGAAGAACTGGCTCCACGGTGATGCTTTGTGTCGCATCCTGCTCTTTCTGCTGGCTGCCAACCGTGCAGCGGGGATCTTCTTCCTCACGGCTGTCGCTGTTGACCGCTACCTGAAGATTGTCCACCCACGGAACCGGATCAACCGAATGGGTCTGGGCTACGCTCTCCTGGTCTCCCTCGGACTCTGGGGTCTGATTTTTCTTGCCACAGGTTATCTTCTGGCTAATGAGCACTTCTTCTACAATGCCAACCGTACACAGTGTGAGAGTTTCAACATCTGCATGGGCTTCAGTCCCCTGTCCACTTGGCACAACACTTTCTATGTGATCCAGTTCTTCCTTCCCACGGTGATCGTCGCTTTCTGCACCATCAGAATCACCTGGCAGCTGAGAAACAGAACCTTggacaaaaaggggaaaatcaAACGGGCCGTTCAGTTTGTCTTGGCCGTGGCTTTAATCTTTATCATCTGCTTCTTCCCCAGCACTATATCCCGCATCGCCGTGTGGATCCTGAAGGTATGGTATGATGAATGCAAATACTTCGAAGAGGCCAACCTGGCGTTCTACACGTCGGTGTGTTTCACCTACTTCAACAGCGTCCTCAACCCTGTCGTGTATTATTTCTCGAGTCCTGCCTTCAGCGGCACCTTCAGAAAGCTCCTGAACAAGCTGCTGGGACGGGCCGACGACAAAGAGGAGTCAGAGTCTTCTGAGAATGACATTTCAACTGTTGATGGTAGAAGGAGGATATAA